Genomic DNA from Geitlerinema sp. PCC 9228:
GATCGAACGCATCGAACGCCTGGTAGAAGACCCAGACGTACAAAATTCTCGCACCCGCGCCACCGCCGGCATCAATCAGCTAGAAGGTATTGGCGTTAGCGAAGCCCCCCGGGGAACCCTGTTTCACCACTACCACGTGGACGAAAATGGCTTAATCAAAAAAGTCAACATGATTATTGCCACCGGGCAAAATAACCTGCCCATGAACCGCACCGTCGCCCAAATCGCCAAAAACTTCATTCACTCCCAAGAAATTCCCGAAGGCATGTTAAACCGCGTGGAAGCCGGTATTCGCGCTTTTGACCCCTGTTTGAGCTGTTCCACCCACGCCATCGGTCAAATGCCCCTGCATGTGGAACTGGTGGGTGCCAACGGCGACAAATTAGATGAAGTCTATCGCCATTAGCTAAGATCGAAATAGAAAATCCAAATTTTCCCGTCCCCCAAATTTCCGCCAACTGTCCCCCTGGTGAAGGGGGACCACAGGGGGATCAAAGATTTACCAATTTTTTCGTCCCGTCCTTATTCAAAATGCAGACACCATGTCTAAAGAAAATTTATATCTCTGTATGGGGTCGGCTTGCCATCAAATGGGCGTATACGAAGTGTTGCCGGCCATTCAACGGTTGCTTGCCGAATACCAAGTAGACGATCGCATCGAATTTAAAGGCTCTTTTTGTTTGGAATGTTGCAGCCACGGCATTGTTATGAAATTCCGGGATACCTTATTTTTGCATATTAACCCGGAAAACGTAGAAGAAAAATTCAAACAGGAAATCCTACCGGAAATCCAAAAAGCAGTCGGGAGTACCGTATGAGTCCAAACAACCGCGAAAACGAAAAAAGCCTCAGCGAACTGCTGTGGGAATACGACCCCAACGGCTTAATTGTTGTTGACCCGGATATCAACATCAAGCTGGTCAACCCTTCTTTTTGTGAAATGTTTGCCATAGACCGCAAAAAGATTACCGGTACCCCAGCCAGCCAAATTCTGGGGGATGTCAGCAACTTTCAGAAATCCTGGAACGAAAATCGCGTTATCCGCATTCGGGAGAAAGAATATCCCCACCGGCAGCTTTGGGTCAAAAAAGTCATTTTTCCCATCCCCGAACAGAAAATTGTTGCTTGCATTATGGTGGATATCACCGCCGAAATGCAGCAGCGCCAGGAAATGGTGAACTTCAAATCGGAAACGGTGAA
This window encodes:
- a CDS encoding (2Fe-2S) ferredoxin domain-containing protein; translation: MSKENLYLCMGSACHQMGVYEVLPAIQRLLAEYQVDDRIEFKGSFCLECCSHGIVMKFRDTLFLHINPENVEEKFKQEILPEIQKAVGSTV
- a CDS encoding PAS domain S-box protein — encoded protein: MSPNNRENEKSLSELLWEYDPNGLIVVDPDINIKLVNPSFCEMFAIDRKKITGTPASQILGDVSNFQKSWNENRVIRIREKEYPHRQLWVKKVIFPIPEQKIVACIMVDITAEMQQRQEMVNFKSETVKKVNEVVDNQMKVAQEIAGLLGETTAETKVSLLKIIEMVEHS